One window of the Tetragenococcus koreensis genome contains the following:
- a CDS encoding sigma 54-interacting transcriptional regulator — protein MNSRKQEILQLVEKNSAGLTAKQIAAFLHIDRSNVSRYLNELAKKGNIQKSAGRPVIYRPASGESTELTPSAEVSFDHLVGADASLKVSIQQAKAAMLYPPMGLHTIIFGETGTGKTMFAECMYQFAIQAKALAKDAPFISFNCADYAQNPQLLFGHIFGVKKGAYTGADTSTTGLLAEADGGILFLDEIHRLPPEGQEMLFSFIDKGVYRPLGESSQAYEASVQIIGATTEPADTFLGTFNRRIPMSITLPNLATRSLDERYEIIELFIKQEANRLNQPIKVEKDAILAFMLYDAQANIGQIKRDVKLVCAKSFLHYHTREQNSLLIRKKDCPLHVQKGMLKMKEMAERFDHFLEGKGDYLIFEPQGTEVEWSQDSDSNMEVYQEIEDKLSSLNQVGVNNTDLEKVITKDVDAYFASYVEELTQTSTQRGMIAADIWNLTNRLYDIAEQRLDRMYNEKARFAFALHLQLTLDRIRKGTEIIHPDLNRIRKKLKTEFQVALDLSTLIEEELQVEIPFDEIGFISMFLSIQLGQEEQLPQNKVGIIVLMHGNSTASSILSAAQELLGSSNGVAMDMPLDMVVNQMYQELLSYVLDNQSMFLNGLLLLTDMGSLNSFATLLHEETGIRTKAISMTSTMIVIEALRMSEAGRSLEDIYQNIQTSFETIVREQFQADHEVKDNKKAIVVTCFTGEGVAAKLYERISPLVDQSKVEIIQMQFIEKATFKKHIDGLLEEYEIKAIAGTVEVEYQNIPFFSAYDIFDDQKLKVLKSIVKDEIPAETIVNSLDGTITHVGSLSILVETLKSLVQQVQSQLHIILEPSVEAGLVIHLAFLVEALRTTGLERQFPDLTAFQKKYRLETDILKTSFISIEKNYAIQIPDDEIAYLTEAFIKNQIDTPFKLYTQN, from the coding sequence ATGAATTCTAGAAAACAAGAAATTTTGCAATTAGTGGAGAAAAATTCCGCTGGCTTAACTGCCAAACAAATTGCTGCCTTTCTACATATTGATCGCAGCAATGTCAGTCGCTATTTAAATGAATTAGCCAAAAAGGGCAACATTCAAAAATCAGCAGGTCGTCCTGTAATCTATCGTCCTGCTTCAGGCGAATCGACTGAACTTACACCATCAGCAGAAGTCAGTTTTGATCACTTAGTAGGTGCAGATGCTTCCTTAAAGGTTAGCATCCAACAAGCTAAAGCGGCTATGTTATATCCGCCGATGGGGTTACATACCATTATTTTTGGTGAAACGGGTACTGGAAAAACTATGTTTGCAGAATGTATGTATCAATTTGCGATACAAGCCAAAGCACTAGCAAAAGATGCGCCCTTTATTTCGTTTAACTGTGCGGACTATGCTCAAAACCCGCAGTTACTATTCGGGCATATCTTTGGTGTGAAAAAAGGCGCTTATACCGGAGCTGATACCAGTACAACGGGTCTTTTGGCAGAAGCAGATGGCGGAATTTTATTTTTAGATGAAATTCATCGTCTACCACCTGAGGGACAAGAAATGCTGTTTAGTTTTATCGATAAAGGTGTGTACCGTCCTTTAGGTGAAAGCAGCCAAGCGTATGAAGCCTCCGTTCAGATTATAGGAGCGACTACCGAGCCAGCAGATACTTTTTTAGGCACATTTAATCGTAGAATTCCCATGTCGATTACTTTGCCTAACTTAGCTACACGTTCCTTAGACGAACGGTATGAAATTATTGAGCTTTTTATCAAACAAGAAGCTAATCGCTTAAATCAACCTATTAAAGTTGAAAAAGACGCAATTTTAGCTTTTATGTTATATGATGCCCAAGCCAATATTGGTCAAATCAAACGAGATGTAAAGCTGGTATGTGCCAAGTCTTTTTTACATTATCATACGCGTGAACAAAATAGCCTCTTGATTCGTAAAAAAGATTGTCCACTCCATGTTCAAAAAGGCATGCTTAAAATGAAAGAAATGGCAGAGCGTTTTGATCATTTTCTTGAAGGAAAGGGTGATTATTTAATTTTTGAACCCCAAGGTACAGAAGTCGAATGGTCACAAGACTCAGATAGTAACATGGAAGTTTATCAAGAGATCGAAGATAAATTGTCTTCTTTAAATCAAGTAGGTGTGAATAATACTGATTTAGAAAAAGTAATCACTAAAGATGTTGACGCTTATTTTGCAAGCTATGTCGAAGAATTGACCCAAACCTCAACCCAAAGAGGGATGATTGCTGCGGATATTTGGAATTTGACTAATCGCTTATATGATATCGCCGAACAAAGATTAGACCGTATGTATAATGAAAAGGCACGCTTTGCTTTTGCCTTGCATTTACAGCTTACGTTAGATCGAATTCGTAAAGGAACGGAGATCATTCATCCTGATTTGAACCGCATAAGAAAGAAACTGAAAACTGAATTTCAAGTGGCGCTTGATTTGTCAACGTTGATTGAAGAAGAATTACAAGTAGAAATTCCTTTTGATGAAATCGGGTTTATTAGTATGTTTCTTTCCATTCAATTAGGCCAAGAAGAACAATTGCCACAAAATAAAGTAGGTATTATTGTACTAATGCATGGGAATTCAACCGCTTCTAGCATTTTATCTGCTGCCCAAGAACTACTAGGTTCATCCAATGGCGTAGCGATGGATATGCCGTTAGACATGGTAGTTAATCAAATGTATCAAGAATTGTTAAGTTACGTTTTAGACAACCAATCTATGTTTCTTAACGGGTTACTACTACTGACAGATATGGGATCGCTAAACTCGTTTGCAACACTGCTTCATGAAGAAACTGGGATTCGTACCAAGGCAATCTCGATGACTAGCACGATGATTGTGATTGAAGCTTTGCGGATGTCAGAAGCAGGTCGTAGTTTAGAAGATATCTATCAAAACATTCAAACCTCTTTTGAGACAATTGTCCGAGAACAATTCCAAGCAGACCACGAAGTAAAAGACAACAAAAAAGCGATCGTTGTTACTTGTTTTACCGGCGAGGGTGTAGCTGCCAAGTTATATGAGCGTATCTCCCCGTTGGTTGATCAATCAAAAGTTGAAATTATTCAAATGCAATTTATTGAAAAAGCAACCTTTAAAAAACATATCGACGGTCTTTTGGAAGAATATGAAATTAAAGCGATTGCCGGTACTGTAGAGGTTGAATATCAAAATATTCCGTTCTTTTCCGCCTATGATATATTTGATGATCAGAAACTAAAAGTGCTAAAAAGCATTGTGAAAGATGAAATACCCGCTGAAACCATCGTCAATTCATTAGATGGCACTATTACGCATGTCGGATCATTATCAATTTTAGTGGAAACCTTGAAGTCGCTTGTTCAACAAGTACAGTCACAGCTGCATATTATCTTAGAACCTAGTGTGGAAGCTGGTTTAGTCATCCATCTCGCCTTTTTAGTGGAAGCTTTGCGGACGACTGGACTCGAAAGGCAATTTCCTGATTTAACTGCTTTTCAAAAGAAATACCGCTTAGAAACCGACATTTTAAAAACTTCCTTCATCTCGATTGAGAAAAACTACGCAATTCAAATTCCAGATGACGAAATTGCTTATTTAAC
- a CDS encoding DEAD/DEAH box helicase: MENHFLPEIWQQRIKTEGFEQATLIQKKVFSTLYQEKNLVGIAPTGTGKTLAYLLPTLLNVEPKQGNQLLIVTPSQELGVQVANVARNWASDLGLQVQSLIGGANKKRQIEKLKTKPEVLVGTPGRLVELIKEKKVKAAHIQTVILDEADQLLQEGALGFMQSLLKSIPQTSQYAFFSATGTKALPAIKQLFQDELPVIDVTKEEDSNRQVAHYYLAYPTRRTVEALRRMGNITDFQGLVFFNEVQDLGSAAEKLQYHQLPVASLASDQPKMMRKQALENFRQKKLVELLTTDVASRGLDIADLFYVINAEVPTSQESYLHRSGRIGRMGKSGAVITIVQENTLPELKKITKSLDLPLQEIYLYEGHLTTENPEIQTTKTKQTTKNKPKKPKNTKKKKKNKGARKSKTSSEKR; encoded by the coding sequence ATGGAAAACCATTTTCTGCCAGAGATTTGGCAGCAGAGAATAAAAACAGAAGGTTTTGAACAAGCAACTTTAATTCAAAAAAAAGTCTTTTCTACTTTGTATCAAGAAAAAAATCTAGTTGGTATCGCTCCTACAGGCACCGGCAAAACACTTGCTTATCTTTTGCCTACCCTTTTAAATGTTGAACCTAAACAAGGCAATCAATTACTTATTGTGACACCTTCGCAAGAATTAGGGGTGCAAGTCGCTAATGTTGCGAGAAACTGGGCATCAGATCTGGGATTACAAGTGCAGTCACTAATCGGTGGTGCTAATAAGAAAAGACAAATTGAAAAACTAAAAACAAAACCAGAAGTATTAGTGGGTACGCCGGGTCGTCTGGTTGAATTAATCAAAGAAAAAAAAGTGAAAGCGGCCCATATACAAACTGTAATTTTGGATGAAGCTGATCAGCTGCTACAAGAAGGAGCGCTCGGTTTTATGCAATCGTTATTAAAAAGTATACCGCAAACCAGTCAGTATGCTTTCTTTTCAGCGACTGGCACAAAAGCGTTACCGGCAATTAAGCAGTTATTCCAAGACGAACTGCCGGTAATTGATGTAACCAAAGAAGAAGATAGTAATCGTCAAGTGGCGCATTATTATTTGGCTTATCCTACCAGAAGAACAGTAGAAGCTTTAAGAAGAATGGGCAATATTACAGACTTTCAAGGATTGGTCTTTTTTAACGAAGTACAAGATTTAGGTAGTGCTGCAGAAAAATTGCAGTATCACCAATTGCCCGTAGCTAGTCTAGCTTCTGACCAACCTAAAATGATGCGAAAGCAAGCGTTAGAGAACTTTCGTCAGAAAAAACTAGTAGAACTGTTGACTACCGATGTAGCTTCTAGAGGACTAGACATTGCGGATTTATTTTATGTGATTAACGCCGAAGTTCCTACTTCTCAGGAAAGCTATCTACACCGCTCTGGTCGGATTGGACGAATGGGTAAGTCAGGAGCTGTAATTACAATTGTGCAGGAAAATACCTTGCCGGAGCTAAAAAAAATCACTAAAAGTTTAGACCTGCCACTACAAGAGATCTATCTATATGAAGGCCATTTAACTACCGAAAACCCTGAAATACAGACAACAAAAACAAAACAAACAACGAAAAATAAGCCGAAGAAGCCCAAAAACACGAAGAAAAAGAAAAAAAATAAAGGCGCCCGCAAGAGCAAGACTTCTTCCGAAAAACGTTAG
- a CDS encoding Gfo/Idh/MocA family protein: protein MIHLGIIGTNWITHQFVQAALATEEYELSAVYSRKIAKAQEFGEKYAGSRQDSDDLAEFFALEEMDTVYIASPNSLHFEQAQQAIAAGKNVIVEKPAFSTPKEMATIIKQANENQVFFFEAARNIHEESFKKMKEFLPTPNHIIGANFSYMKYSSRYDLVLQGEVPNIFSPHFSAGSLADLGVYLVYAALGWFGTPKEVHHFAQKIQTGVDGMGIIILRYDNFDVTLQHGKIGEAHLPSEIYFDDGTLWLDAVNSINQARLYKHTDDEGPLEIEVSAKENPMIEEASDFAKIIQHPNDEAYGEKYEEWVELARNVNNVIYELRKQAGVVFDADQE from the coding sequence ATGATTCATTTAGGCATTATAGGGACTAACTGGATTACCCATCAATTTGTACAGGCAGCTCTTGCAACCGAGGAATACGAACTGTCAGCCGTTTATTCCAGAAAAATAGCAAAAGCCCAAGAATTTGGCGAAAAGTATGCAGGTAGCCGTCAAGATTCAGATGATTTAGCGGAGTTTTTTGCCTTAGAAGAAATGGACACCGTTTATATTGCTTCTCCCAATAGTTTGCACTTTGAACAAGCGCAACAAGCGATTGCAGCCGGGAAAAATGTGATTGTTGAAAAACCAGCATTTTCTACGCCTAAAGAAATGGCAACAATTATTAAACAAGCCAATGAAAATCAAGTTTTCTTTTTTGAAGCAGCACGTAACATCCATGAAGAAAGCTTCAAAAAGATGAAGGAATTTTTACCAACACCTAATCATATTATTGGCGCTAATTTCAGTTATATGAAATATTCTTCTCGTTACGATTTAGTGTTACAAGGTGAAGTTCCCAATATCTTTTCACCGCACTTTTCGGCTGGTTCTCTAGCAGATTTAGGTGTTTATCTTGTTTATGCTGCACTAGGCTGGTTTGGTACTCCTAAAGAAGTGCATCATTTTGCGCAAAAGATTCAAACGGGCGTTGACGGCATGGGCATTATTATTCTTCGCTATGATAATTTTGATGTGACTTTACAGCATGGCAAAATTGGGGAAGCGCACTTACCCTCAGAAATTTATTTTGATGATGGTACGCTTTGGCTTGATGCGGTCAATTCGATCAATCAAGCTCGCTTGTATAAGCATACCGATGATGAAGGACCGCTTGAGATTGAAGTTTCCGCTAAAGAAAATCCAATGATAGAAGAAGCAAGCGATTTTGCTAAAATCATCCAACATCCTAATGATGAAGCCTATGGTGAAAAATATGAAGAATGGGTTGAATTAGCGCGTAATGTAAATAATGTAATATATGAATTAAGAAAACAAGCCGGCGTGGTTTTTGACGCCGATCAGGAATAG
- the sfsA gene encoding DNA/RNA nuclease SfsA: MEYNHIQLAYFLQRKNRFVASCRLKETNEIVDVHVKNTGRGKEVLVPEALVALNFLPSAKRKTAYDLIAVKKQDHWYNIDSSAPNEVVFKALLEQTIDLPGLNGIITFVKREVVYGQSRIDFYFETDKAEKGYVEVKGMTLENERIGAFPDAPTARGLKHVRELIQAQKEGANCYVVFVAQFSDIDVATIHEAMQPELKNTARTAIESGVRFLCYACQVSATQLEIVKEVPFDLDAPFNDPLK; the protein is encoded by the coding sequence ATGGAATATAACCATATTCAACTGGCCTATTTTCTACAAAGGAAAAACCGTTTTGTGGCTAGTTGTCGTTTAAAAGAAACCAACGAAATTGTCGATGTTCATGTAAAAAACACTGGGCGTGGTAAAGAAGTACTGGTGCCTGAAGCCTTAGTTGCTTTAAACTTCTTACCAAGCGCAAAACGAAAAACAGCTTATGATTTAATTGCAGTAAAAAAACAAGATCACTGGTATAATATAGATAGCAGTGCCCCCAATGAAGTCGTATTTAAAGCACTACTTGAGCAAACGATCGACTTGCCAGGCTTAAATGGAATAATTACCTTCGTTAAAAGAGAAGTGGTTTATGGGCAATCACGGATTGATTTTTATTTTGAGACAGATAAAGCAGAAAAAGGGTACGTAGAAGTAAAAGGGATGACATTAGAAAATGAGCGAATTGGCGCGTTTCCAGATGCGCCGACTGCACGTGGTTTAAAGCATGTTCGTGAATTAATCCAAGCTCAAAAAGAGGGCGCGAATTGCTATGTGGTTTTTGTGGCCCAGTTTTCTGATATCGACGTGGCAACCATTCACGAAGCGATGCAACCCGAATTAAAAAATACTGCTCGTACTGCTATAGAAAGTGGCGTTCGTTTTCTTTGTTATGCTTGTCAGGTAAGTGCTACGCAACTTGAAATTGTAAAAGAAGTTCCATTTGATTTAGATGCTCCGTTTAACGATCCACTTAAATAA
- a CDS encoding serine hydrolase: MNKKRFIPFVMGIIFLLFSLFSTTTVSAEDLDIRAEAAISVDYDTGKVFYEQDSDQPMGIASVTKLISLYLIEKEIQEGNLAWEDEVPISEDVAELSENLELSNVPLDQNESYTVQDLFEAAVIQSANAATIALAEEVAGSEEAFVNQMREQVEDWGIIDAKIVNSTGLSNEYLGDNIYPGTTKEDENELSAKDLAIVARNLLQDFPDILEVSRMPEKEFGEGTSTPFEMENFNKMLPGLLSEKEDVDGLKTGTTELAGACFVGTIEKDGNRIITVVLNATDHDDIENEGARFDETSKLMDYTFDHWKQETVLAKNDSIPEMPSVAVPQGKKQTLPVAAQDEISLWLPSDKTTDDVSYQTSLDNDEIQAPVESQTNIGTVQAQVEDDDLGYLDNEDGKSRSSSAIITTQGTEKANFFTTTWRNIKGFFSN; encoded by the coding sequence ATGAATAAAAAACGTTTTATTCCCTTTGTCATGGGAATTATTTTTTTACTTTTTTCACTATTTTCTACAACGACCGTTTCAGCAGAGGACTTAGATATTAGAGCTGAAGCTGCAATTTCAGTGGATTATGATACTGGTAAGGTTTTCTATGAACAAGATAGTGACCAACCCATGGGAATTGCTTCAGTAACCAAACTGATCAGTCTATATCTGATTGAAAAGGAAATTCAAGAGGGGAACCTTGCTTGGGAGGACGAAGTTCCTATTTCAGAAGATGTGGCAGAGTTGAGCGAAAATCTCGAACTTTCCAATGTTCCTCTTGATCAAAATGAAAGTTACACAGTACAAGATTTGTTTGAAGCAGCTGTCATTCAATCAGCCAATGCTGCAACTATTGCATTAGCAGAAGAAGTAGCAGGTTCAGAAGAAGCGTTTGTTAACCAAATGCGTGAACAAGTTGAAGATTGGGGAATTATTGACGCAAAAATTGTCAATAGTACTGGACTTTCCAATGAATATTTAGGCGATAATATTTATCCTGGGACAACAAAAGAAGACGAAAATGAACTATCGGCAAAAGACTTAGCCATCGTTGCACGCAATTTGTTGCAAGACTTCCCTGACATTTTGGAAGTAAGTCGTATGCCTGAAAAAGAATTTGGCGAAGGAACCTCCACTCCTTTTGAGATGGAAAACTTTAATAAAATGCTGCCAGGTTTACTTTCTGAAAAAGAAGATGTAGATGGCTTGAAAACGGGAACGACTGAATTAGCTGGCGCATGTTTTGTTGGTACAATCGAAAAAGATGGAAACCGGATCATCACTGTTGTCTTAAACGCCACTGATCATGATGATATTGAAAATGAAGGTGCACGTTTTGATGAAACCAGTAAATTAATGGATTATACATTTGATCATTGGAAGCAAGAAACTGTATTAGCAAAAAATGACTCAATTCCGGAAATGCCTTCGGTTGCCGTCCCACAAGGAAAGAAACAAACCTTACCGGTAGCTGCTCAAGATGAAATTAGCCTTTGGTTGCCAAGTGACAAAACCACAGATGATGTTTCTTACCAAACTTCATTAGATAATGACGAAATACAGGCACCTGTTGAATCTCAAACAAATATTGGTACCGTTCAAGCACAAGTCGAAGATGACGATTTAGGCTATTTAGATAATGAGGATGGTAAAAGCCGTTCAAGCAGCGCCATTATCACAACTCAAGGTACTGAAAAAGCGAATTTCTTTACCACAACTTGGCGTAACATTAAAGGTTTCTTCAGTAACTAA
- a CDS encoding GyrI-like domain-containing protein, producing the protein MELGEVVQKTKPAFVVIGKEGQGPVDDATTWVPELWKAVYQDLDELNEFIDQETEDADLWGLMSDDKHWLEPWQEQGKYLAGIELAADIQAPEGWQRWEMPAMEYLVVKTDAPNLDSMTQKMFEEILPREGYNLVGAIQEHYLPDFTTGEVELHFPVNIL; encoded by the coding sequence TTGGAACTTGGAGAAGTTGTCCAAAAAACCAAACCTGCATTTGTAGTTATCGGTAAAGAAGGTCAAGGACCAGTAGATGATGCCACAACTTGGGTTCCTGAACTGTGGAAAGCAGTTTATCAAGATTTAGACGAATTAAACGAATTTATCGACCAAGAAACGGAAGATGCTGACTTGTGGGGCTTAATGTCTGACGATAAGCATTGGCTTGAGCCGTGGCAAGAACAAGGAAAATACCTGGCGGGAATCGAGCTAGCTGCAGACATTCAAGCACCTGAAGGTTGGCAACGTTGGGAAATGCCAGCGATGGAGTATTTAGTTGTTAAGACAGATGCTCCAAATCTTGATTCCATGACACAAAAAATGTTTGAAGAAATCTTACCGCGTGAAGGATATAACCTTGTTGGCGCCATTCAAGAACATTACTTACCAGATTTTACGACAGGTGAAGTTGAGTTGCATTTTCCGGTAAATATTTTATAA
- a CDS encoding ISLre2 family transposase — protein MESIVTDLVEVMKKETNFLAREKAMMVFFAQLLATITQLAFQILDAEVSTQCKKEGFQVDRKSERTVTFLFGSVTYVRRRMKNQANEIRYPLDEFLGIRKSFRYSSLVLRNVSQLGSIMVYRHVSQAIDCLTSWRMSHQNVQQLVVKTGGLIQTRSTHESRYDGIISKKKVPYLYLEGDGVKIGGQKKQSLEIHRFQVCEGSQKVGNRTEMIAPHFVSHLNRQQAQKEIMNYIQAHYDLTNTVVVSNSDGGSGYEKAVFDELSLGCLRHEHFRDRYHVHRKIKERLSFVPQLQNRMIQAIQHYNWPEVQLVLDTSESLIEEKEAETLEQLRLLHHYLQRNWPYLKPRKARGIVDPKACIGTIESTHRKMTYRMKRQGRLWTKTGAQAMIRVIDSLRNQEFDGWLNQYEALPNDVVAQEKRWKAMKRWVQKKPNFQTHEGALKGQIGEGKAKSAPLGQFAKGLEQLITTPNYI, from the coding sequence ATGGAATCTATTGTAACAGATTTAGTTGAAGTAATGAAGAAGGAAACGAATTTTTTAGCAAGGGAAAAAGCCATGATGGTCTTTTTTGCCCAACTCCTAGCGACGATAACACAACTTGCTTTTCAAATTCTCGATGCGGAGGTTTCGACCCAATGCAAGAAGGAAGGCTTTCAAGTGGATCGTAAAAGTGAACGAACGGTGACTTTTTTATTTGGCAGCGTGACCTATGTTCGCCGCCGAATGAAAAATCAAGCCAATGAAATTCGTTATCCTTTGGATGAATTTCTAGGGATTCGAAAGAGCTTCCGTTATAGTTCTCTTGTGCTACGCAACGTTTCTCAATTGGGGTCCATCATGGTCTATCGTCACGTTTCCCAAGCGATTGATTGTTTGACTTCTTGGCGTATGAGCCACCAAAATGTGCAACAACTGGTGGTCAAAACCGGGGGACTGATTCAGACGCGAAGTACTCATGAAAGTCGCTACGACGGGATCATTTCTAAGAAAAAAGTGCCCTATTTATATTTAGAAGGCGACGGAGTGAAGATTGGCGGTCAGAAGAAGCAGTCGCTAGAAATCCATCGTTTTCAAGTATGTGAAGGGAGCCAGAAAGTCGGGAATCGCACGGAAATGATCGCCCCGCACTTTGTCAGTCATCTTAACCGACAACAAGCGCAAAAAGAAATAATGAACTATATTCAAGCGCATTATGATCTAACAAATACCGTTGTCGTTTCCAATAGTGACGGTGGTTCAGGCTATGAAAAAGCCGTGTTTGATGAACTTTCCTTAGGTTGTTTACGTCATGAACACTTTCGTGATCGGTATCATGTCCATCGGAAAATCAAAGAACGTCTGTCTTTTGTCCCACAACTTCAAAATCGGATGATCCAGGCGATTCAACATTATAATTGGCCAGAGGTCCAACTTGTCTTAGACACCTCGGAAAGTTTGATCGAAGAAAAGGAAGCTGAAACCTTAGAACAATTACGCTTACTCCATCATTATCTTCAAAGGAATTGGCCGTATTTAAAACCTCGGAAAGCCCGAGGAATCGTGGATCCCAAAGCTTGTATTGGTACAATCGAAAGCACCCATCGGAAGATGACCTACCGGATGAAGCGCCAAGGACGGTTATGGACAAAAACGGGCGCGCAGGCCATGATTCGTGTCATTGATAGTTTAAGAAACCAAGAATTTGATGGTTGGTTGAACCAATATGAAGCTCTTCCTAACGACGTAGTCGCCCAGGAAAAGCGTTGGAAAGCCATGAAACGTTGGGTACAGAAAAAGCCTAACTTTCAAACGCATGAAGGGGCCTTGAAGGGGCAAATCGGCGAAGGAAAAGCCAAAAGTGCGCCCTTAGGCCAATTCGCCAAAGGGTTGGAGCAATTAATAACGACACCGAATTATATCTAA
- a CDS encoding YdcF family protein, producing MNFWHVPWFILPYLLLVFSLIKWHKKNNKPDLFLKFINGSFLYLSIYLGIIEAQTKSYFFIIPMFFFALFSWMYHREKARIVNGFLFNLFIGTFGIYLLYNFFITHDAIVFALIFLVGVFVVIVGLFGFVGLIILFYWNALVVIRKESHSLANLLTLILAVLMTIWLFYDSFIANLLPDWATILLSILPVMFGYFVVAFLNFLSASILYQFNRPSYDQDFIIVLGAGLVRGKEVSPLLASRIHRAIDFYYQQRKYTRHLVKLIMSGGQGSDEKVAEAVAMKEYALNQGIQAEDILVETNSTTTLENLKYSKEIIDRSGIETPNVIFSSNNYHIFRAGIFARMAHLKAEGIGAKTAFYYIPNAFLREFIAVIAMKRKFHFTIVGILGTLLLLLSIISQIFSS from the coding sequence ATGAATTTTTGGCATGTTCCCTGGTTTATATTACCTTATTTATTACTCGTTTTTAGCCTCATAAAATGGCACAAAAAAAATAACAAACCTGACCTTTTTTTAAAGTTTATCAACGGTTCCTTTTTATATCTATCCATCTACTTAGGCATCATTGAAGCTCAAACTAAAAGCTATTTTTTTATTATTCCCATGTTCTTTTTTGCCCTTTTTTCTTGGATGTACCATCGCGAAAAAGCGCGTATCGTTAATGGTTTTCTTTTCAATCTATTTATAGGTACTTTTGGCATTTATTTACTTTATAATTTCTTTATCACTCATGACGCAATTGTTTTTGCTCTAATATTTTTAGTTGGGGTATTCGTTGTAATCGTTGGTTTATTCGGTTTTGTAGGTCTGATCATTTTATTTTACTGGAATGCACTCGTCGTTATTCGCAAAGAATCTCATTCGTTAGCAAACTTATTAACCTTAATTCTAGCGGTTTTAATGACAATCTGGTTGTTTTACGACTCATTTATCGCTAACCTGTTGCCAGATTGGGCGACAATATTGCTATCTATATTACCTGTGATGTTTGGTTATTTTGTCGTTGCTTTTTTAAATTTTCTCAGTGCTTCGATTTTATATCAATTTAACCGACCGTCTTACGACCAAGACTTTATTATTGTTTTAGGCGCAGGGTTGGTTCGTGGAAAAGAGGTCTCACCATTATTAGCTAGTCGTATTCATCGTGCAATTGACTTTTACTACCAACAGCGAAAATATACCCGACATTTAGTGAAATTGATTATGTCAGGTGGTCAAGGTTCGGACGAAAAAGTCGCTGAAGCCGTTGCTATGAAAGAATATGCATTAAACCAAGGAATCCAAGCAGAAGATATCTTGGTTGAAACCAATTCAACCACCACACTTGAGAATTTGAAATATTCCAAAGAAATTATCGACCGCTCAGGAATCGAAACACCTAATGTCATTTTTTCATCCAATAATTATCATATCTTTCGTGCAGGGATATTTGCGAGAATGGCGCATTTAAAAGCGGAAGGCATCGGCGCAAAAACGGCATTTTATTACATTCCTAATGCTTTTTTACGTGAGTTCATTGCCGTAATTGCAATGAAAAGAAAGTTTCATTTTACTATCGTAGGTATACTGGGGACGCTGCTATTGCTTTTATCCATTATTTCGCAAATTTTTTCCTCTTAA
- a CDS encoding HD domain-containing protein, translated as MKITWQEDPEYVSYVEDLLETEEVQKLGEFVQHMHSTRLEHSISVSYNSYKLAKRFNGDARACARAGLLHDLFYYDWHTTKFDEGTHAYVHPRIACKNAEKLTELSDLEKDIIIKHMFGATIAPPRYKESYIVTMVDKYCAVKEASLPMSERIKHRWNTTFKKKQSA; from the coding sequence ATGAAAATAACTTGGCAAGAGGACCCAGAATACGTGTCGTATGTGGAAGATTTGCTTGAAACAGAAGAAGTTCAAAAGTTAGGCGAATTTGTTCAACATATGCATTCTACACGTTTAGAACATTCGATTAGTGTTTCATATAACAGTTATAAATTAGCAAAAAGATTCAACGGCGATGCCAGAGCTTGCGCACGTGCTGGATTGCTGCATGACTTGTTTTATTATGATTGGCATACAACAAAGTTTGATGAAGGAACGCATGCTTATGTACATCCACGAATCGCTTGTAAAAATGCTGAAAAATTAACTGAATTATCAGATCTAGAAAAAGATATTATCATCAAACATATGTTTGGCGCAACCATCGCACCACCACGTTATAAAGAAAGTTATATCGTGACGATGGTCGACAAATATTGTGCCGTAAAAGAAGCAAGTCTTCCAATGAGTGAACGAATTAAACACCGTTGGAACACAACATTTAAGAAAAAACAATCTGCATAG